Proteins encoded in a region of the Phoenix dactylifera cultivar Barhee BC4 chromosome 3, palm_55x_up_171113_PBpolish2nd_filt_p, whole genome shotgun sequence genome:
- the LOC103704113 gene encoding ras-related protein Rab11C, with protein sequence MAHRVDHEYDYLFKIVLIGDSGVGKSNILSRFTRNEFCLESKSTIGVEFATRTLQIEGKTIKAQIWDTAGQERYRAITSAYYRGAVGALLVYDITKRQTFDNVQRWLRELRDHADSNIVIMMAGNKSDLKHLRAVSEDDARLLAEKEGLSFLETSALEAFNIEKAFQHILTEIYQIISKKALAAQEAAGTAGPPIQGTTINVADSSGNVKRACCST encoded by the exons ATGGCGCATCGAGTGGATCATGAGTATGATTACCTGTTCAAGATCGTGCTGATCGGTGATTCTGGCGTGGGGAAATCGAACATCCTGTCGAGATTCACCAGGAATGAGTTTTGTCTGGAGTCTAAATCGACCATCGGCGTCGAATTCGCGACCAGGACTCTTCAG ATAGAAGGGAAAACCATCAAGGCACAGATATGGGACACTGCTGGTCAAGAGAGGTACCGTGCGATCACCAGTGCATATTACAGAGGTGCAGTGGGAGCACTCCTAGTCTATGACATAACAAAGAGGCAAACATTTGACAATGTACAGAGATGGCTTCGTGAACTTAGAGACCATGCCGATTCCAACATTGTCATTATGATGGCTGGTAATAAGTCCGACTTGAAGCACCTACGAGCAGTTTCAGAGGATGATGCCCGGCTATTGGCTGAGAAGGAGGGGCTTTCCTTTCTAGAGACCTCAGCATTGGAAGCATTCAACATTGAGAAGGCATTCCAGCATATTTTGACAGAGATTTACCAAATAATAAGCAAGAAGGCACTTGCTGCTCAAGAGGCAGCAGGGACAGCAGGACCACCCATTCAAGGAACAACTATCAACGTTGCTGATTCTTCAGGGAATGTAAAGCGAGCTTGCTGTTCTACTTAG
- the LOC103704112 gene encoding elongin-C, which produces MKKEETVKLISAEGFEFVIDKKAAMVSHTIRNMLTSPGGFAETQLGEVTFPEISTPILEKVCQYFYWSLQYASGMETEFHIEPEITLELMMAANYLHT; this is translated from the exons atgaagaaggaggagaCGGTGAAGCTGATAAGCGCGGAGGGGTTCGAGTTCGTGATCGACAAGAAGGCCGCCATGGTCTCCCACACCATCCGCAACATGCTCACCTCCCCTG GTGGCTTCGCGGAGACGCAGCTCGGAGAGGTGACGTTTCCGGAGATAAGCACCCCCATTCTGGAGAAGGTCTGCCAGTATTTCTACTGGTCCCTTCAATACGCcag TGGAATGGAGACAGAGTTTCATATTGAACCTGAAATAACTTTGGAGTTGATGATGGCAGCTAATTATCTCCACACCTGA
- the LOC103704111 gene encoding 26S proteasome non-ATPase regulatory subunit 14 homolog encodes MERLHRIFSGAGGMGHPPTDSPLVDSSEQVYISSLALLKMLKHGRAGVPMEVMGLMLGEFVDEYTVRVVDVFAMPQSGTGVSVEAVDHVFQTNMLDMLKQTGRPEMVVGWYHSHPGFGCWLSGVDINTQQSFEALNPRAVAVVIDPIQSVKGKVVIDAFRLINPQTMMLGQEPRQTTSNVGHLNKPSIQALIHGLNRHYYSIAINYRKNELEEKMLLNLHKKKWTDGLTLRQFDAHSKTNEQTVQEMLNLAIKYNKAVREEDELPPEKLAIANVGRQDAKKRLEEHVSNLMSSNIVQTLGAMLDTVVF; translated from the exons ATGGAGAGGCTGCATCGGATCTTCTCAGGGGCGGGAGGGATGGGGCACCCGCCGACGGACTCCCCGCTGGTGGACTCGTCGGAGCAGGTCTACATCTCCTCCCTCGCCCTCCTCAAGATGCTCAAGCACG GGAGGGCTGGGGTGCCGATGGAGGTGATGGGGCTGATGCTGGGGGAGTTCGTGGACGAGTACACGGTGCGGGTGGTAGACGTATTCGCCATGCCGCAGAGCGGGACCGGCGTCAGCGTCGAGGCCGTCGACCACGTCTTCCAGACCAACATGCTCGATATGCTCAAGCAGACCGGAAG GCCCGAGATGGTTGTGGGGTGGTACCATTCTCATCCAGGCTTTGGTTGTTGGCTTTCTGGTGTTGATATAAATACGCAGCAG AGTTTTGAAGCCTTGAATCCAAGGGCAGTAGCAGTTGTCATAGATCCAATTCAGAGTGTTAAGGGGAAGGTGGTTATTGATGCTTTCCGCTTGATCAATCCTCAGACCATGATGCTAGGCCAAGAGCCTCGCCAGACTACTTCTAATGTTGGGCATCTCAACAAGCCATCTATTCAG GCACTCATTCATGGGTTGAATCGGCATTACTACTCTATAGCCATAAACTATCGGAAaaatgagcttgaagaaaagatgttgctgaacctgcacaaaaagaaATGGACTGATGGCCTGACACTGCGGCAGTTCGACGCTCATTCTAAAACTAATGAACAGACCGTGCAG GAAATGCTAAATTTGGCCATCAAATATAACAAAGCGGTTCGGGAGGAAGATGAGCTGCCACCAGAGAAGCTGGCAATTGCAAATGTTGGAAGGCAAGATGCGAAGAAGCGTCTAGAAGAGCATGTCTCAAACCTGATGTCATCTAATATAGTCCAGACATTGGGGGCCATGCTAGACACTGTTGTATTCTAA
- the LOC113462538 gene encoding uncharacterized protein LOC113462538 isoform X1, with protein sequence MIWKLTQRFTLVYLGEKLHDEYLTESIHHSLLEQVLGDRQCAKQVFCWQIKGTDIYQAITILKYKLHKQLTSFIYWQMKADFRLPYSRALANESRVKTGQVINIFLFYYM encoded by the exons ATGATTTGGAAACTCACCCAACG GTTTACATTAGTGTACTTGGGGGAGAAGCTGCATGATGAGTACTTAACTGAGTCTATCCACCATAGTCTATTGGAGCAAGTGCTTGGGGACAG GCAATGCGCAAAACAAGTTTTCTGCTGGCAAATCAAG GGGACTGATATATATCAAGCAATTACCATCCTGAAGTATAAACTACACAAGCAATTAACATCTTTTATATATTGGCAAATGAAAGCAGATTTTCGATTACCATACTCAAGAGCATTGGCAAATGAAAGCAGAGTCAAAACCGGACAAGTAATCAACATCTTCCTCTTCTATTATATGTAA
- the LOC113462538 gene encoding uncharacterized protein LOC113462538 isoform X2 gives MIWKLTQRFTLVYLGEKLHDEYLTESIHHSLLEQVLGDRVRVLLYMQAMRKTSFLLANQDFRLPYSRALANESRVKTGQVINIFLFYYM, from the exons ATGATTTGGAAACTCACCCAACG GTTTACATTAGTGTACTTGGGGGAGAAGCTGCATGATGAGTACTTAACTGAGTCTATCCACCATAGTCTATTGGAGCAAGTGCTTGGGGACAG AGTACGTGTCCTATTATATATGCAGGCAATGCGCAAAACAAGTTTTCTGCTGGCAAATCAAG ATTTTCGATTACCATACTCAAGAGCATTGGCAAATGAAAGCAGAGTCAAAACCGGACAAGTAATCAACATCTTCCTCTTCTATTATATGTAA